In Euphorbia lathyris chromosome 9, ddEupLath1.1, whole genome shotgun sequence, the following are encoded in one genomic region:
- the LOC136206178 gene encoding GEM-like protein 1 isoform X2 codes for MEQSHSQPTVDQTKETKPISADSHKIQDNSPHTTDYAPYPKLDPNDVAPPSENWADVSMAPPSSSPAPISGAAATVMPAESNPYVSPAPVAPSSSKNTMGQMKDVLEKWGKKAAEATKKAEDLAGNMWQHLKTGPSFADAAVGRIAHQTKVLAEGGYEKIFRQSFETVPEEQLLRTYACYLSTSAGPVMGVLYLSTAKLAFCSDNPLSYKAGEETQYSFYKVVIPLHQLKGVNPSTSKVKPGEKYIQIISVDNHEFWFMGFVHYDSAVKKLQEALGTHNM; via the exons ATGGAGCAAAGTCATAGTCAGCCGACGGTCGATCAGACCAAGGAAACCAAACCAATTTCTGCTGACTCCCACAAAATCCAAGACAACAGTCCTCATACTACGGATTATGCTCCTTACCCAAAGCTCGATCCCAACGACGTTGCTCCTCCCTCTGAGAATTGGGCTGACGTTTCCATGGCTCCTCCTTCTTCAAGTCCCGCTCCCATCTCAGGAGCTGCTGCCACTGTTATGCCTGCTGAATCTAATCCATATGTTTCTCCGGCGCCTGTTGCCCCATCTTCCTCTAAGA ATACTATGGGACAAATGAAGGATGTGCTGGAGAAATGGGGAAAGAAAGCGGCTGAGGCGACCAAGAAGGCTGAAGATCTTGCTGGCAATATGTGGCAACACT TGAAAACAGGCCCTAGCTTTGCTGATGCTGCTGTGGGTAGAATTGCTCATCAAACTAAAGTTCTCGCGGAAGGGGGCTATGAGAAGATTTTTCGCCAAAGTTTTGAGACAGTTCCTGAGGAGCAACTTCTAAGAACATATGCATGCTATCTATCCACTTCTGCTGGTCCAGTTATGGGAGTCTTGTATTTGTCAACTGCAAAGCTTGCATTTTGCAGTGACAATCCTCTGTCTTACAAAGCTGGCGAGGAAACTCAATATAGCTTTTACAAG GTTGTAATTCCATTGCATCAGCTAAAGGGAGTGAATCCATCAACAAGCAAGGTGAAACCTGGAGAAAAATACATTCAGATAATATCAGTTGACAATCATGAATTTTGGTTCATGGGCTTTGTACACTACGATAGTGCAGTGAAAAAACTTCAGGAAGCATTGGGCACCCACAACATGTGA
- the LOC136206178 gene encoding GEM-like protein 1 isoform X1, with translation MEQSHSQPTVDQTKETKPISADSHKIQDNSPHTTDYAPYPKLDPNDVAPPSENWADVSMAPPSSSPAPISGAAATVMPAESNPYVSPAPVAPSSSKTDTMGQMKDVLEKWGKKAAEATKKAEDLAGNMWQHLKTGPSFADAAVGRIAHQTKVLAEGGYEKIFRQSFETVPEEQLLRTYACYLSTSAGPVMGVLYLSTAKLAFCSDNPLSYKAGEETQYSFYKVVIPLHQLKGVNPSTSKVKPGEKYIQIISVDNHEFWFMGFVHYDSAVKKLQEALGTHNM, from the exons ATGGAGCAAAGTCATAGTCAGCCGACGGTCGATCAGACCAAGGAAACCAAACCAATTTCTGCTGACTCCCACAAAATCCAAGACAACAGTCCTCATACTACGGATTATGCTCCTTACCCAAAGCTCGATCCCAACGACGTTGCTCCTCCCTCTGAGAATTGGGCTGACGTTTCCATGGCTCCTCCTTCTTCAAGTCCCGCTCCCATCTCAGGAGCTGCTGCCACTGTTATGCCTGCTGAATCTAATCCATATGTTTCTCCGGCGCCTGTTGCCCCATCTTCCTCTAAGA CAGATACTATGGGACAAATGAAGGATGTGCTGGAGAAATGGGGAAAGAAAGCGGCTGAGGCGACCAAGAAGGCTGAAGATCTTGCTGGCAATATGTGGCAACACT TGAAAACAGGCCCTAGCTTTGCTGATGCTGCTGTGGGTAGAATTGCTCATCAAACTAAAGTTCTCGCGGAAGGGGGCTATGAGAAGATTTTTCGCCAAAGTTTTGAGACAGTTCCTGAGGAGCAACTTCTAAGAACATATGCATGCTATCTATCCACTTCTGCTGGTCCAGTTATGGGAGTCTTGTATTTGTCAACTGCAAAGCTTGCATTTTGCAGTGACAATCCTCTGTCTTACAAAGCTGGCGAGGAAACTCAATATAGCTTTTACAAG GTTGTAATTCCATTGCATCAGCTAAAGGGAGTGAATCCATCAACAAGCAAGGTGAAACCTGGAGAAAAATACATTCAGATAATATCAGTTGACAATCATGAATTTTGGTTCATGGGCTTTGTACACTACGATAGTGCAGTGAAAAAACTTCAGGAAGCATTGGGCACCCACAACATGTGA